A genomic stretch from Anopheles nili chromosome X, idAnoNiliSN_F5_01, whole genome shotgun sequence includes:
- the LOC128728442 gene encoding chitinase-3-like protein 2 isoform X1: MKLPCYALIVCCAALSILTVFAAWEMLYHQSLVIPPVLIDVFPLWKQRITLYKGEFRQKYQMLDGFILHRHNRPSPQTQKKVQISSNGSKKYLNDDDDKSIKQRRVKEMESEKIFPSRFGSYIYSNDASHGLPTSPKIVCYYTTPMLNAFNKSLTNHHQKFRHILLPEFIDPYLCTHLNIGIIGIVNSTLYMDKNIREALERIKGLKKANPILKILLWVGGARVGGFSTMVKDHTSRKSFIQSLKMTLEQYHMDGVDLDWEFPGTDGKTRVHFSQLLHEIRREYQREHRTYILSVAVAPQETIAYLAYDVAEINNYADYVNLMSYDYHFYSSELPQTGLNAPLFRREHERSLLGTLNINESVHYWLAAGLDRSKLVVGLPTYGHSFSLLNPFNTRIGAPTNNFGRVGTLGFASYSEICWFRRCNIYAHRVYDIPSCSPYLYAGSEWISYDDEQSLACKATFIKSQGFGGAMIFSLNTDDFGAFCEDATVYLGKPTDALQDVGTSTTFPLLRTIRSILLGDVKFAEAHRTMEKGLGLKAGKMLV, translated from the exons aTGTTTTCCCGCTGTGGAAGCAACGCATCACACTCTATAAAGGAGAGTTTCGTCAAAAGTATCAAATGctggatggttttattttgcatcgcCATAACAGACCTTCTCCACAAA cgcaaaaaaaggtgcaaatCTCTTCTAATGGTTCTAAAAAGTATctgaatgatgatgatgataaatcaatcaaacagaGGCGTGTTAAAGAaatggagagcgaaaaaatttttccttctcgcttcgGCAGttacatttattcaaatgatgCATCACATGGTTTGCCAACTAGTCCAAAAATTGTTTGTTACTACACCACTCCGATGTTGAATGCATTTAACAAAAGTTTaacaaatcatcatcaaaaGTTTCGGCATATTTTACTTCCGGAATTCATTGATCCTTATCTTTGTACGCACTTAAATATCGGAATAATTGGAATCGTCAATAGTACACTGTATATGGACAAAAACATTCGTGAAGCTCTTGAACGCATAAAAGGACTTAAGAAGGCTAATCCAATCTTAAAAATTCTTCTATGGGTTGGTGGAGCGCGTGTTGGCGGGTTTTCTACCATGGTCAAGGATCATACCAGCCGGAAATCATTCATCCAGTCGCTTAAAATGACTCTTGAACAATACCATATGGATGGAGTAGATCTAGATTGGGAGTTTCCTGGAACGGACGGAAAAACTCGTGTGCATTTTTCGCAATTATTGCACGAAATCAGACGTGAGTATCAACGTGAACATCGAACATACATACTAAGTGTAGCGGTAGCCCCACAGGAAACCATCGCTTATTTGGCGTATGACGTTGCAGAGATCAACAATTATGCAGATTACGTAAACCTGATGTCCTatgattatcatttttattcgtCAGAGCTGCCCCAAACAG gACTGAATGCTCCATTATTTCGTCGCGAGCATGAACGATCACTTCTTGGTACATTGAATATTAACGAGTCGGTTCATTACTGGTTGGCTGCAGGATTGGATAGAAGCAAGCTTGTTGTAGGACTACCCACTTACGGgcattcgttttctttgctaAACCCATTCAATACACGCATCGGTGCTCCGACAAACAACTTCGGTCGTGTTGGAACCCTGGGATTCGCTTCTTATTCTGAAATTTGTTGGTTTCGTCGTTGTAATATTTATGCTCATCGAGTTTATGATATTCCGAGTTGTTCGCCATATTTGTATGCTGGTTCTGAATGGATTTCTTACGACGACGAACAAAGCCTTGCATGTAAGGCAACATTTATTAAATCGCAGGGATTTGGAGGTGCAATGATATTTTCGCTTAACACTGATGACTTTGGCGCTTTTTGTGAAGATGCTACGGTTTATCTAGGTAAACCCACTGACGCATTGCAAGATGTTGGAACATCGACAACTTTTCCTCTTCTACGTACAATCCGTTCAATACTGTTAGGTGATGTAAAATTTGCCGAAGCTCATAGGACCATGGAGAAGGGGCTAGGGTTAAAAGCGGGGAAAATgctggtttaa
- the LOC128728442 gene encoding chitinase-3-like protein 2 isoform X2, protein MKLPCYALIVCCAALSILTVFAAWEMLYHQSLVIPPVLIDVFPLWKQRITLYKGEFRQKYQMLDGFILHRHNRPSPQTQKKVQISSNGSKKYLNDDDDKSIKQRRVKEMESEKIFPSRFGSYIYSNDASHGLPTSPKIVCYYTTPMLNAFNKSLTNHHQKFRHILLPEFIDPYLCTHLNIGIIGIVNSTLYMDKNIREALERIKGLKKANPILKILLWVGGARVGGFSTMVKDHTSRKSFIQSLKMTLEQYHMDGVDLDWEFPGTDGKTRVHFSQLLHEIRQINNYADYVNLMSYDYHFYSSELPQTGLNAPLFRREHERSLLGTLNINESVHYWLAAGLDRSKLVVGLPTYGHSFSLLNPFNTRIGAPTNNFGRVGTLGFASYSEICWFRRCNIYAHRVYDIPSCSPYLYAGSEWISYDDEQSLACKATFIKSQGFGGAMIFSLNTDDFGAFCEDATVYLGKPTDALQDVGTSTTFPLLRTIRSILLGDVKFAEAHRTMEKGLGLKAGKMLV, encoded by the exons aTGTTTTCCCGCTGTGGAAGCAACGCATCACACTCTATAAAGGAGAGTTTCGTCAAAAGTATCAAATGctggatggttttattttgcatcgcCATAACAGACCTTCTCCACAAA cgcaaaaaaaggtgcaaatCTCTTCTAATGGTTCTAAAAAGTATctgaatgatgatgatgataaatcaatcaaacagaGGCGTGTTAAAGAaatggagagcgaaaaaatttttccttctcgcttcgGCAGttacatttattcaaatgatgCATCACATGGTTTGCCAACTAGTCCAAAAATTGTTTGTTACTACACCACTCCGATGTTGAATGCATTTAACAAAAGTTTaacaaatcatcatcaaaaGTTTCGGCATATTTTACTTCCGGAATTCATTGATCCTTATCTTTGTACGCACTTAAATATCGGAATAATTGGAATCGTCAATAGTACACTGTATATGGACAAAAACATTCGTGAAGCTCTTGAACGCATAAAAGGACTTAAGAAGGCTAATCCAATCTTAAAAATTCTTCTATGGGTTGGTGGAGCGCGTGTTGGCGGGTTTTCTACCATGGTCAAGGATCATACCAGCCGGAAATCATTCATCCAGTCGCTTAAAATGACTCTTGAACAATACCATATGGATGGAGTAGATCTAGATTGGGAGTTTCCTGGAACGGACGGAAAAACTCGTGTGCATTTTTCGCAATTATTGCACGAAATCAGAC AGATCAACAATTATGCAGATTACGTAAACCTGATGTCCTatgattatcatttttattcgtCAGAGCTGCCCCAAACAG gACTGAATGCTCCATTATTTCGTCGCGAGCATGAACGATCACTTCTTGGTACATTGAATATTAACGAGTCGGTTCATTACTGGTTGGCTGCAGGATTGGATAGAAGCAAGCTTGTTGTAGGACTACCCACTTACGGgcattcgttttctttgctaAACCCATTCAATACACGCATCGGTGCTCCGACAAACAACTTCGGTCGTGTTGGAACCCTGGGATTCGCTTCTTATTCTGAAATTTGTTGGTTTCGTCGTTGTAATATTTATGCTCATCGAGTTTATGATATTCCGAGTTGTTCGCCATATTTGTATGCTGGTTCTGAATGGATTTCTTACGACGACGAACAAAGCCTTGCATGTAAGGCAACATTTATTAAATCGCAGGGATTTGGAGGTGCAATGATATTTTCGCTTAACACTGATGACTTTGGCGCTTTTTGTGAAGATGCTACGGTTTATCTAGGTAAACCCACTGACGCATTGCAAGATGTTGGAACATCGACAACTTTTCCTCTTCTACGTACAATCCGTTCAATACTGTTAGGTGATGTAAAATTTGCCGAAGCTCATAGGACCATGGAGAAGGGGCTAGGGTTAAAAGCGGGGAAAATgctggtttaa